In the Candidatus Zixiibacteriota bacterium genome, CCGGCGATCACCATGTCCAGCATCTCCTCGTGCGGACCCCACGGCCGGTTGCCGTCGGTTCCGAGCGTCATGCGCACGCCCGCCGCGTTCAGCTTCGCGATATTGCGCGCCTGAAGCCTGTAAAAGGCCTGCGCTTTGGGGCGGTCCGTATTGGCCGCTTCGAGCTTCTTCAGCTGCTCGCCCGGAACGCCGGCGCGCAGCCAGGCAAGGTCCGTTTTCACGCCGCGATCCGGCAGGTTCGGCGTGAGAAACAGGTTCGGGCGCTGCCTGAACAGCGCCACCAGCTCGTCGTCGATCTCCCGGTCGCGAACGCCGTGAGCGAACGCGTCGACCCCGGCGCGAATGAGGCCTTTGGCGTCCTCGAGGTCGTAGATGTGGGCGATGACGCGGAGGCGGCGCCTGTGCGCCTCGTCGATCACGGCGCGGTAGATTTCCGGCGTCATCTTCCTGTACTTGCCGTCCCGGTCGTCCACCCAGATCTTGACGATGTCGACCTTGCGGGCGGCGAGCTCCTCGACCGCCTTGCGGCCCTCGTCGGCGGTCGTGACCCAGTAGGGAGCGGTCGTGCGCCCAGGCTCGGGCATCGTGATGCCGCGACCGGCGGTGCGGTAGCGCGCGGCGCCGGGGATCGTCTCGTTGCGCACGCCGAGCACTTCGTAGCCGTCGGTGCCGAGGCTGAGCACGGCGCTCACGCCCCAGTAGGCGCGCCTTCTGAGATCGCGGACCACCTCTTCGCGATTCGAGCCGAGATGGACGTGGGTGTCGATGATCATCGGCATCACGGTCTTGCCGGCGAGGCTCACCCGCTTCGCGCCGGCGGGGACCCGGACCTCGGGGGGACGGCCGACGCGGGCGAGCCGCGTGCCCTCCACGAGCAGGGTCGCGTTCTCGATCACGCGGCCGTCGCCGACGATCACCCGCGCCCCCTCGTACGCGGTGACGGGTTCGTCCGCGACCGGCACGGCGCAGCCGGCAAGGAAAGCGACGACGAGCATGAACGCGACCGGGATCGGATTCGCCCTGTCCATGGGACCTCCCGCGTCAGGCCACGTCGAACGAG is a window encoding:
- a CDS encoding amidohydrolase family protein yields the protein MDRANPIPVAFMLVVAFLAGCAVPVADEPVTAYEGARVIVGDGRVIENATLLVEGTRLARVGRPPEVRVPAGAKRVSLAGKTVMPMIIDTHVHLGSNREEVVRDLRRRAYWGVSAVLSLGTDGYEVLGVRNETIPGAARYRTAGRGITMPEPGRTTAPYWVTTADEGRKAVEELAARKVDIVKIWVDDRDGKYRKMTPEIYRAVIDEAHRRRLRVIAHIYDLEDAKGLIRAGVDAFAHGVRDREIDDELVALFRQRPNLFLTPNLPDRGVKTDLAWLRAGVPGEQLKKLEAANTDRPKAQAFYRLQARNIAKLNAAGVRMTLGTDGNRPWGPHEEMLDMVIAGMTPMQVIVAATRNSAELLRLDDAGTLEPGKSADFIVLDANPLDDITNTRRISAVILRGTAVDRSQPVR